A stretch of DNA from Nitrospinota bacterium:
GCGGCCTGCACCGGAACCCCTGAGTTTAAGATTCTGGAGGTCACGTCGGTCAATGACGGGCTATTCTTCATCGACGAGCGAACCGGCACCAAGCTCAAGAATGTAGAGCGGGCACGGCTATACAGCCTCCGGCAACCTTACGGCTGGGGCAAGCAGGGTGATTTCATCGCCACCCTCATTACAAACAAAAAGGGAGCCGCAGAGGTGGCGGCCCTCGAGCGGCTGAACGAAGAGCTCGAAGCCCCCCTCTTCGAGGATAAGGTGGAAGATGAGCCCTCCGACCCCGTCAAGGCCATGTTGAAAGGACTGGAGGATGAGGCAAAGTGGGAGACCCGCCGGGTGAAGCTGGCCGCGGAGACCCACGCCCTGGTCATATTCCCCACGACCCACGTGGAAGATATGAAAGGGTACTTTGGTTTTCCGGTGAAACAGCCACCACCCGTGCCGGCTCATATTCTTTCTCTAAATCAGGACGAGCGAGCGTCCGCTGCACGTCATCAATCTCCTTCAAGGAGCCCCCGAAGGCCCCTACCTCCTGTCCCGCCGCCTAGCTACTAGCGTATCCGGGCCGAGCGGCGCCCGTCCCCTCCCCCCCCAAGGGCCTAAGAGGTGGGTTAATTGTGCGCTTCCCCCTTGCTTTTTTCACCAAGTTAGACATAATGGGGTGTGATTGACCGCTCCCCCATATGTGCCTAACTCGGGAGAAACAATGGCCGATAGTGCTCAGGGTGAAATGGGCCGTTTAATCGTGGCGGCGCCACGAGGATTTTGCGCCGGCGTGGATCGGGCAATAGACATCGTGGACCTGGCCCTCGAGGCCTTCCCTCCGCCCCTATACGTCCGCAGGGAGATTGTCCACAACAAGGCCGTGGTGGATGGGTTTCGGGAGCGGGGGGTTACTTTTGTCGAGAGCCTCGATGAAGTCCCGTCCGGCAGCTTGGTCATCTTCTCCGCCCACGGGGTCTCCCCCGCAGTCTGGGAGAAGGCCCGGGCGCGCGATCTCCAAGTCATCGATGCCACCTGCCCCTTGGTCACCAAGGTACATCTGGAGGTCCGCCGCTTCACCTCCAAAGGCTACGACATCGTCCTCATTGGCCATGACGGCCACGACGAGGTGATTGGCACCATGGGGGAGGCGCCGGACAGGATCCACCTCGTTGGCACCCCCGAGGAGGTCGAACACCTCCAGATACCCGATCCCGAACGGGTGGCTTACACCACCCAGACTACCCTAAGCGTCGATGAAACCAGGCAGATCATCGAGGCTTTGCGCCACCGGTTTCCCTCCATCATAGGCCCAAAGAAGGACGACATCTGTTACGCCACCCAAAATCGCCAGGACGCGGTTAAGGCCTTGCTTAAAGAGGGGATTGAACTCTTGATCGTGGTCGGCTCCGACAACAGCTCCAACTCCCTGCGGCTCTGCGAAGCGGCTGAGGCACAAGGAGTCGAAGCTCACCTGATCGACAGCCCCGAGGAAGTTGAGGCCGCCTGGCTGGAGGGCCGCCGAACGGTGGGGCTCACCGCTGGGGCGAGCGCACCTGAGTTCCTGGTCGAAGGCGTAGCCGATCTCATCAGGGGATTGGGCTACGTGACGGAAGAGCACGTAGTGGTCCAGGAGGATGTCCGCTTCTCCCTCCCGCCGGGCCTGAGTGAGGCGGCCCGCGCTCGAGGCACCGCATTACCCACTTCTTGAACATCGACGCCGCCTGCCGTATCATTGCCTGGTGAATCCCAACTCACCACGGAGCCCTGTCACACAACCAAGTGCGAAGAAGAAGTCTACGGTAAGGCCCGTCCTCAGGCCTGCGGAGGGGTTGCTTCTTGAGGGGCCGTAAGAATCTAGGCGTTCGGCTCGCCTTCGCTATAACCATCGCGGCCGTGACCTTCGGCGGCGGTCTCGGGCTGAAGGGACTCTTTGGACCCCGACCCGTTGTCATCCTGGGGGACAATCCAATCTTGGGAGAGGTCACAGCACCAATCACGATCTACGAGTTCAGCGACTATGGCTGACCCCACTGCCGAGAGGTGCAGGGTCCGCTGCATCAGCTATTGACTAAGTACTCGGGCCGGGTGAAGCTTGTCTACATCAATGCGCCACTCTCGCCCCGCTCCACACGGGCGTCGGAGATTGCCGAATGTGCCTACCTGCAGGGTAAGTTCTGGGAGTACAACGACCTCGTGTTTGAAAACCAACCCGTCTGGGGGCCGGCCGAGGACTGGCGGGAGCGGCTGTTCTCCTACGGCAAGGAGGTCGGCCTCGACATGGCCGCCCTTGGAGATTGCCTAGAGAAGGGTATCGCCCGGCGAGCGCTAACGGCTGATATCCGCGAAATGGAGGACCAGGCGATCATGTTCACCCCCACAATCATCATGGACGACGGGCGGCGTTTCGTAGGCTCCGACCTGGAGGAGCTTCAATCGGCCCTGGAAGGGGCCCTGAGCCTGA
This window harbors:
- the ispH gene encoding 4-hydroxy-3-methylbut-2-enyl diphosphate reductase, which translates into the protein MGRLIVAAPRGFCAGVDRAIDIVDLALEAFPPPLYVRREIVHNKAVVDGFRERGVTFVESLDEVPSGSLVIFSAHGVSPAVWEKARARDLQVIDATCPLVTKVHLEVRRFTSKGYDIVLIGHDGHDEVIGTMGEAPDRIHLVGTPEEVEHLQIPDPERVAYTTQTTLSVDETRQIIEALRHRFPSIIGPKKDDICYATQNRQDAVKALLKEGIELLIVVGSDNSSNSLRLCEAAEAQGVEAHLIDSPEEVEAAWLEGRRTVGLTAGASAPEFLVEGVADLIRGLGYVTEEHVVVQEDVRFSLPPGLSEAARARGTALPTS
- a CDS encoding thioredoxin domain-containing protein, with the protein product MTKYSGRVKLVYINAPLSPRSTRASEIAECAYLQGKFWEYNDLVFENQPVWGPAEDWRERLFSYGKEVGLDMAALGDCLEKGIARRALTADIREMEDQAIMFTPTIIMDDGRRFVGSDLEELQSALEGALSLRSGR